The following proteins are co-located in the Pseudomonas synxantha genome:
- the acnA gene encoding aconitate hydratase AcnA, with the protein MSSLDSLRTLKTLEIDSKTYHYFSLPEAAKSLGDLDKLPMSLKVLLENLLRWEDAKTVTGTDLKAIAAWLKERQSDREIQYRPARVLMQDFTGVPAVVDLAAMRAAVAKAGGDPQRINPLSPVDLVIDHSVMVDKFGTTSAFEQNVDIEMQRNGERYAFLRWGQSAFDNFSVVPPGTGICHQVNLEYLGRTVWTKEEDGRTYAFPDTLVGTDSHTTMINGLGVLGWGVGGIEAEAAMLGQPVSMLIPEVIGFKLTGKLREGITATDLVLTVTQMLRKKGVVGKFVEFYGDGLADLPLADRATIANMAPEYGATCGFFPVDEVTLDYLRLSGRPVETVKLVEAYTKAQGLWRNAGQEPVFTDTLALDMGSVEASLAGPKRPQDRVSLPNVGQAFSDFLDLQFKPTSKEEGRLESEGGGGVAVGNADLIGETDYEYDGQTYRLKNGAVVIAAITSCTNTSNPSVMMAAGLVAKKAVEKGLTRKPWVKTSLAPGSKVVTDYYKAAGLTQYLDKLGFDLVGYGCTTCIGNSGPLPEPIEKAIQKADLAVASVLSGNRNFEGRVHPLVKTNWLASPPLVVAYALAGTVRIDISSEPLGNDQNGNPVYLKDIWPSSQEIADAVAQVSTSMFHKEYAEVFAGDEQWQAIEVPQAATYVWQKDSTYIQHPPFFDDIAGPLPVIKDVKGANVLALLGDSVTTDHISPAGNIKTDSPAGRYLREQGVEPRDFNSYGSRRGNHEVMMRGTFANIRIRNEMLGGEEGGNTLYIPTGEKMAIYDASMKYQASGTPLVVIAGQEYGTGSSRDWAAKGTNLLGVKAVIAESFERIHRSNLVGMGVLPLQFKLDQNRKTLKLTGKEKIDILGLTDAEIEPRMNLTLVITREDGSSEKVEVLCRIDTLNEVEYFKAGGILHYVLRQLIAS; encoded by the coding sequence ATGTCATCCCTTGATAGCCTGAGAACCCTTAAAACCCTGGAAATAGACAGCAAGACTTACCACTACTTCAGCCTGCCCGAAGCCGCCAAGAGCCTGGGTGACCTGGATAAGCTGCCGATGTCCCTCAAGGTGCTGCTGGAAAACCTGCTGCGCTGGGAAGATGCCAAGACCGTCACCGGCACCGACCTCAAGGCCATCGCCGCTTGGCTTAAAGAGCGCCAGTCTGACCGCGAGATCCAGTACCGCCCCGCCCGTGTGCTGATGCAGGACTTTACCGGCGTGCCCGCGGTGGTCGACCTGGCTGCCATGCGCGCCGCCGTGGCCAAGGCCGGTGGCGACCCGCAGCGTATCAACCCGCTGTCGCCGGTGGACCTGGTGATCGACCACTCGGTGATGGTCGACAAGTTCGGCACTACCAGCGCCTTCGAACAAAACGTCGATATCGAAATGCAGCGCAACGGCGAACGCTACGCCTTCCTGCGCTGGGGCCAGAGCGCCTTCGACAACTTCAGCGTAGTCCCGCCGGGCACCGGCATCTGCCACCAAGTCAATCTCGAATACCTGGGCCGTACTGTGTGGACCAAGGAGGAAGACGGCCGTACCTACGCCTTCCCTGACACCCTGGTCGGCACCGACTCCCACACCACCATGATCAACGGCCTTGGCGTACTCGGCTGGGGCGTGGGCGGGATCGAAGCCGAAGCGGCGATGCTCGGCCAACCGGTATCGATGCTGATCCCGGAAGTGATCGGCTTCAAGCTCACCGGCAAGCTCAGGGAAGGCATCACCGCCACCGACCTGGTGCTGACCGTCACGCAGATGCTGCGCAAGAAAGGCGTGGTGGGTAAATTCGTCGAGTTCTATGGCGACGGCCTGGCCGACCTGCCCCTGGCCGACCGCGCCACCATCGCTAACATGGCTCCGGAATACGGCGCCACCTGCGGTTTTTTCCCGGTCGACGAAGTGACTCTGGACTACCTGCGCCTGTCCGGCCGCCCGGTAGAAACGGTCAAACTGGTGGAGGCCTACACCAAGGCTCAGGGCCTGTGGCGCAACGCCGGCCAGGAGCCGGTGTTCACCGACACCCTGGCCCTGGACATGGGCAGCGTCGAAGCCAGCCTCGCCGGGCCCAAGCGCCCGCAGGACCGTGTGTCCCTGCCGAATGTCGGCCAAGCGTTCAGCGATTTCCTCGACCTGCAATTCAAACCCACCAGCAAGGAAGAAGGCCGCCTGGAAAGTGAAGGCGGTGGCGGTGTGGCCGTGGGCAATGCCGACCTGATCGGCGAAACGGACTATGAGTACGACGGCCAGACCTATCGCCTGAAAAACGGTGCCGTAGTGATCGCTGCGATTACCTCATGCACCAACACCTCCAACCCCAGCGTAATGATGGCGGCCGGGCTGGTGGCTAAAAAAGCCGTGGAAAAAGGCCTGACCCGCAAACCTTGGGTCAAGACCTCGCTGGCCCCAGGTTCTAAGGTGGTCACCGATTATTACAAAGCCGCGGGCCTCACCCAGTACCTCGACAAGCTCGGCTTCGACTTGGTGGGCTACGGCTGCACCACCTGTATCGGTAACTCCGGGCCATTGCCCGAGCCTATCGAAAAGGCCATTCAGAAGGCTGACCTTGCCGTGGCCTCGGTGCTGTCGGGTAACCGCAACTTCGAAGGCCGCGTACACCCGCTGGTGAAAACCAACTGGCTGGCCTCGCCGCCCCTGGTAGTCGCCTATGCGTTGGCCGGCACCGTGCGCATCGACATCAGCAGCGAGCCACTGGGTAACGACCAGAACGGAAACCCGGTGTACCTGAAGGATATCTGGCCCAGCAGTCAGGAGATCGCCGACGCAGTGGCCCAGGTCAGTACCAGCATGTTCCACAAGGAATACGCGGAGGTGTTTGCCGGTGACGAGCAATGGCAGGCGATTGAAGTGCCGCAGGCTGCAACTTATGTGTGGCAGAAGGATTCCACCTACATCCAGCATCCGCCGTTCTTCGACGACATTGCCGGCCCGCTGCCGGTGATCAAGGACGTCAAGGGCGCCAACGTGTTGGCTCTGCTGGGGGATTCGGTGACCACCGACCACATCTCCCCTGCCGGCAATATCAAGACCGACAGCCCGGCCGGTCGCTACCTGCGCGAGCAAGGCGTGGAGCCGCGTGACTTCAACTCCTACGGCTCACGCCGGGGCAACCATGAAGTGATGATGCGCGGCACCTTCGCCAATATCCGTATCCGCAATGAAATGCTCGGCGGTGAGGAAGGCGGCAACACGCTGTATATCCCCACCGGCGAGAAGATGGCGATCTATGATGCGTCGATGAAGTACCAGGCCTCAGGTACGCCGCTGGTGGTGATTGCCGGCCAGGAATACGGCACCGGCTCCAGCCGTGACTGGGCGGCCAAAGGTACCAACCTGCTGGGGGTCAAGGCGGTGATCGCCGAGAGTTTCGAGCGCATCCACCGCTCCAACCTGGTGGGCATGGGTGTATTGCCGTTGCAGTTCAAGCTGGACCAGAATCGCAAGACGCTCAAGCTCACCGGTAAGGAGAAGATCGACATCCTCGGGCTGACCGATGCCGAGATCGAACCGCGGATGAACCTGACGCTGGTGATTACCCGGGAAGATGGCAGCAGCGAGAAGGTTGAGGTGCTGTGCCGGATTGATACCTTGAATGAAGTGGAGTACTTCAAGGCGGGGGGGATCTTGCATTATGTGCTGCGTCAGTTGATTGCCAGCTAA
- a CDS encoding aspartyl/asparaginyl beta-hydroxylase domain-containing protein, whose product MTFSLATKLSVLLLFIGSTLYVHLRGKARLPMLRQFVNHSALFAPYNALMYLFSAVPSKPYLDRSKFPELDVLKDNWEVIREEAMHLFDEGYIRAAEKNNDAGFGSFFKKGWKRFYLKWYDKPLPSAEALCPKTVALVSSIPNVKGAMFALLPGGSHLNPHRDPFAGSLRYHLGLSTPNSDDCRIFVDGQVYAWRDGEDVMFDETYVHWVKNETEQTRVILFCDIERPLSNRLMTRINRWVSKQLGRATAPQNLDDERVGGINQAYAWSKTFSDKFSSQVKQWKRKHPKAYRIARPVLAVVVLVLLWKWLFG is encoded by the coding sequence ATGACCTTTTCCTTGGCCACCAAACTGTCGGTGTTGCTGCTGTTTATTGGCAGCACGCTGTATGTCCACCTGCGCGGCAAGGCCCGTTTGCCGATGTTGCGCCAGTTCGTCAACCATTCGGCGCTGTTCGCCCCGTATAACGCCCTGATGTACCTGTTCTCCGCAGTGCCGTCCAAGCCCTACCTGGACCGCAGCAAGTTCCCCGAACTGGACGTGCTCAAGGACAACTGGGAAGTGATCCGCGAAGAGGCCATGCACCTGTTCGACGAGGGCTACATCCGCGCTGCCGAAAAGAACAACGACGCCGGCTTCGGTTCCTTCTTCAAGAAGGGCTGGAAGCGCTTCTACCTCAAGTGGTACGACAAACCCCTGCCATCGGCCGAGGCCCTGTGCCCGAAGACCGTGGCTCTGGTGAGCAGCATTCCCAACGTCAAGGGCGCGATGTTCGCGCTGTTGCCGGGCGGCAGTCACCTCAACCCGCACCGCGACCCGTTCGCTGGTTCCCTACGCTATCACCTCGGGTTGTCCACGCCGAACTCCGACGACTGCCGCATCTTCGTCGATGGCCAGGTCTACGCCTGGCGCGACGGTGAAGACGTGATGTTCGACGAAACCTACGTGCATTGGGTCAAGAACGAAACCGAGCAGACCCGCGTGATCCTGTTCTGCGACATCGAACGTCCGTTGAGCAACCGCCTGATGACCCGTATCAACCGCTGGGTCAGCAAGCAACTGGGCCGTGCTACCGCTCCGCAGAACCTCGATGACGAACGCGTGGGTGGCATCAACCAGGCCTACGCCTGGAGCAAGACGTTCAGCGACAAGTTCAGTAGCCAGGTCAAGCAGTGGAAGCGCAAGCATCCCAAGGCTTACCGCATTGCGCGGCCAGTGCTGGCAGTAGTGGTGCTGGTGCTGCTGTGGAAATGGTTGTTCGGCTGA
- the cysK gene encoding cysteine synthase A codes for MSRIFADNAHSIGNTPLVQINRIAPRGVTILAKIEGRNPGYSVKCRIGASMIWDAESSGKLKPGMTIVEPTSGNTGIGLAFVAAARGYKLLLTMPASMSLERRKVLKALGAELVLTEPAKGMKGAIDKAGDIVASDPTTYFMPAQFDNPANPAIHEKTTGPEIWNDTDGAVDVLVAGVGTGGTITGVSRYIKNTAGKPILSVAVEPMVSPVITQALAGEEIKPSPHKIQGIGAGFVPKNLDLSMVDRVELATDEESKAMALRLMQEEGILCGISCGAAMAVAVRLAEKPEMQGKTIVVILPDSGERYLSSMLFSDLFTDQENQA; via the coding sequence ATGAGCCGTATCTTTGCAGACAACGCGCACTCCATCGGTAATACGCCGCTGGTCCAGATCAACCGCATCGCACCGCGTGGCGTGACCATCCTGGCCAAGATCGAAGGGCGCAACCCCGGTTATTCGGTGAAGTGCCGCATTGGCGCGAGCATGATCTGGGACGCGGAAAGCAGCGGCAAGCTCAAGCCTGGCATGACCATTGTCGAGCCGACTTCCGGCAACACCGGTATCGGCCTGGCGTTTGTCGCTGCCGCCCGTGGCTACAAACTGCTACTGACCATGCCAGCGTCCATGAGCCTTGAGCGCCGTAAAGTGCTCAAGGCCCTCGGAGCCGAGCTGGTGCTGACCGAGCCGGCCAAAGGCATGAAAGGAGCCATCGACAAGGCCGGCGACATCGTCGCCAGCGATCCGACCACCTACTTCATGCCGGCCCAGTTCGATAACCCGGCAAACCCTGCGATCCACGAGAAAACCACCGGCCCGGAAATCTGGAACGACACCGACGGCGCCGTGGACGTGCTGGTGGCAGGGGTGGGGACCGGCGGCACCATCACCGGTGTGTCGCGCTATATCAAGAACACGGCGGGCAAGCCGATCCTGTCGGTGGCCGTCGAGCCGATGGTGTCGCCGGTGATCACCCAGGCGTTGGCGGGTGAAGAGATCAAGCCCAGCCCGCACAAGATCCAGGGCATCGGCGCCGGTTTTGTGCCAAAGAACCTCGACCTGTCGATGGTTGACCGCGTGGAACTGGCGACCGACGAAGAATCCAAGGCCATGGCCCTGCGCCTGATGCAGGAAGAGGGCATTTTGTGCGGCATCTCCTGCGGCGCCGCCATGGCCGTGGCGGTACGCCTGGCCGAGAAGCCGGAAATGCAGGGCAAGACCATTGTGGTGATCCTGCCGGACTCCGGTGAGCGCTACCTGTCGAGCATGTTGTTCAGCGACTTGTTTACCGACCAGGAAAACCAGGCCTGA
- a CDS encoding DUF748 domain-containing protein yields the protein MKRRYSWPLWTIAALLVLLVALDLALPYLVRNYLNDKLADMGDYRGQITDVDLALWRGAYKINGLQIVKVDGKVPVPFVKAPLIDLSVSWHSLWYDHAVVAEVEFLKPELNFVDGGANKQASQTGKGTDWRAQLGKLLPITLNEVRIRDGKIAFHNFNSKPAVNLYATQVDASFFNLTNVVDVKGKRDATFEGKGMLLGQAPLEASATFDPLSNFEDFEFRFRAKEIQLKRLNDFAAAYGKFDFNAGSGAVVVEAQAEKGQLSGYIKPLLRDVEVFNWQQDVENKDKGIFRSIWEAVVGTGETVLKNQNKNQFATRVELSGSVHQQDISAFSAFLQILRNGFVQAFNARYEQPKPSAD from the coding sequence ATGAAACGTCGCTACAGTTGGCCGTTATGGACAATCGCCGCGCTGCTGGTGCTGCTGGTTGCCCTGGACCTGGCCCTGCCGTACCTGGTGCGTAACTACCTGAATGACAAGCTCGCCGACATGGGCGATTACCGCGGCCAGATCACTGACGTGGACCTGGCGCTGTGGCGTGGCGCCTACAAGATCAACGGCCTGCAGATCGTCAAGGTCGACGGCAAGGTGCCGGTGCCGTTCGTCAAGGCGCCGCTGATTGATCTGTCGGTGAGCTGGCATTCGCTATGGTATGACCATGCGGTGGTGGCCGAGGTGGAGTTTCTCAAGCCTGAGCTGAACTTCGTCGATGGTGGGGCCAATAAACAGGCATCCCAGACGGGTAAGGGCACCGACTGGCGTGCCCAACTGGGCAAATTGTTACCGATCACCCTTAACGAAGTACGCATCCGGGACGGCAAGATCGCCTTCCATAACTTCAACTCCAAGCCCGCAGTGAACCTCTACGCCACCCAGGTCGACGCCAGCTTCTTTAACCTGACCAACGTGGTCGACGTCAAAGGCAAGCGCGACGCCACTTTCGAGGGCAAGGGCATGCTGCTGGGCCAAGCCCCGCTGGAAGCCAGCGCGACCTTCGACCCGCTGAGCAACTTTGAAGACTTCGAGTTCCGCTTTCGCGCCAAGGAAATCCAGCTCAAGCGCCTGAATGACTTCGCCGCGGCCTATGGCAAGTTCGACTTCAATGCCGGTAGCGGCGCGGTGGTGGTCGAGGCCCAGGCCGAAAAAGGCCAGTTGAGCGGTTATATCAAGCCGTTGCTGCGAGATGTGGAAGTGTTCAATTGGCAGCAGGACGTGGAAAACAAAGACAAAGGTATTTTCCGCTCGATATGGGAAGCCGTGGTCGGTACCGGCGAGACCGTGCTGAAGAACCAGAACAAGAACCAATTTGCTACCCGGGTAGAACTCAGTGGCAGCGTCCATCAGCAAGATATCAGCGCGTTCTCCGCGTTTTTGCAGATTTTACGTAATGGTTTCGTCCAGGCTTTCAATGCAAGGTACGAACAACCCAAGCCCAGCGCGGACTAA
- a CDS encoding AAA family ATPase, with protein sequence MKFEGTQAYVATDDLKLAVNAAITLERPLLVKGEPGTGKTMLAEQLAESFGARLITWHIKSTTKAHQGLYEYDAVSRLRDSQLGVDKVHDVRNYLKKGKLWEAFESEERVILLIDEIDKADIEFPNDLLQELDKMEFYVYEIDETIKAKKRPIIIITSNNEKELPDAFLRRCFFHYIAFPDRPTLQKIVDVHYPDIKKELVSEALDVFFDVRKVPGLKKKPSTSELVDWLKLLMADNIGEAVLRERDPTKAIPPLAGALVKNEQDVQLLERLAFMSRRGNR encoded by the coding sequence ATGAAGTTCGAAGGCACCCAGGCCTATGTGGCTACCGATGACCTGAAACTGGCCGTCAACGCCGCCATCACCCTGGAGCGGCCGTTGCTGGTCAAGGGCGAACCGGGCACCGGCAAGACCATGCTCGCCGAGCAACTGGCCGAATCCTTCGGTGCCCGACTGATCACCTGGCACATCAAGTCAACCACCAAGGCCCATCAGGGCCTGTACGAGTATGACGCGGTCAGCCGCCTGCGCGATTCGCAACTGGGTGTGGACAAGGTCCACGACGTGCGCAACTACTTGAAGAAGGGCAAGCTCTGGGAAGCCTTCGAGTCCGAAGAGCGGGTGATCCTGCTGATCGATGAAATCGACAAGGCCGATATCGAGTTCCCCAACGACCTGTTGCAGGAACTCGACAAGATGGAATTCTACGTCTACGAGATCGACGAGACCATCAAGGCCAAGAAGCGCCCGATCATCATCATTACCTCCAACAACGAGAAAGAGCTGCCGGACGCCTTCCTGCGCCGCTGCTTCTTCCACTATATCGCCTTCCCTGACCGCCCCACTCTGCAGAAGATCGTGGATGTGCACTACCCGGACATCAAGAAGGAGCTGGTCAGCGAAGCCCTCGATGTGTTCTTCGATGTACGCAAGGTGCCGGGCCTGAAGAAAAAACCGTCCACCTCCGAACTGGTGGACTGGCTCAAGCTGCTGATGGCCGACAATATCGGCGAAGCAGTGCTGCGCGAACGCGACCCGACCAAAGCCATCCCGCCGCTTGCCGGTGCCCTGGTGAAGAACGAGCAAGACGTGCAGCTGCTGGAACGTCTGGCGTTCATGAGCCGTCGCGGTAATCGATAA